ATTTATTAAAACCTGAAGAAAATGCCAGTGAAATAGAGGTGGAAATTGAAGAACATAATATACCAGAGGCACATGAAGAACCTGAGCAAGACgatgaaatagaaaattaatttaaaagaattgtaatttaaacaaaaaatttattagttgaaAAAAGAACCAAGAGATCTCACTACCATTCACTGTACTTTCAATGTATTTATAAGTGTTTAGTGATGTGACGAGTCtgtgtttttgtaataaaataagaagttttgtattaaaatttaacttatttcagcatgtttgtattttgtgattttaataaaataaaataaaatttgtagttcGTACTTAAGCTTGTCTTCTTCAAATCTGGAGATATAAATTTTGAGCAACTACATAATTCTAGGTGTGCACCATTGTAACTATTACTTCAAAGAAGTCTTTAACTGAAAcatgatttctgtaaaaattgttgAGCTTGAggtagttgaagctacctgcaaatgaaactccctatcttttacagttttggGGAAACTGGATACCAAAATATTGCTTTCATTTgcaccttcacgggtaaacagtgacgtttaaattttgttctatcttaaatgcgttatatgaataaatttagctactagCGATGGTTGCattgcaatcgaaatatatCCTTCTAccaataaaataacttatatctTAACCGACTCGGCGCTTCACTATGTTATATTTAATGTTACCACGGTAACTAAATAGTATCAACAACCTGTAAAGGTACCTGTCTTTTATTGTAAATTCCACTGATATGGTTTAGATTTTTAGAAACTTAAGTTCTTCTTTTCtctgtttttaaaaatcagtATCAATCCACAAAATGTTTTGGGACGAAGAATTAGATTTCACTTTAAAATCAAAGgtatttaactatttaattagtttattgaACTGGAAAAGTTTATACATTTTCTATACTTTTAAGATACCAGCAAAAAAAGGTAGAAGAGCAAATAATGGAAGCAGTCAAAAAGATTCCTCAAATGATTTTTTCCAAGGTACAGAAATTCCACCACAAATTAAAAAGTCAGGTGGATGGGCTGATGAAGCGTTAAAGGGCAAAaagtaaattgattaaaattaattaaaacttggagaagttatctaaaaaattaaacttttcattttgtAGGAATAAGACTTTAAACGTTTTGGAACAGTGAGTATATACTTCTTACTTGtgagtatatatttattatcctCAATACTATAAATCTTGGATGAAACCTCAAGTTCTAGTATATGACGGGTAACAAATATGGAGGTTTTGAATTTCTCTTGGGTCTTCtctaaacagatgaaccaattttgatttttttttgtttcgtttgataggtaatttaatggagagtgttgttagctatgtttcaagagcgagtttagggttccgtatcaaaaaaactaaaaaattcggTTCAGTTTgcaaaaggctttaaggaaaaagataatttaatggagagtgttcttagatatggtgccttttcatacaaatttaatgcaaattagCTTTTTTATATCATCTTTAATGAATTTCGTGTCTCCTTGTCGTGTCTTCTTATACAAATTTTACCTTCCccacctttttttttgttttgtttcgtaAATGGACTTCGGGCCCTCTTGTGATGCTCAAGTATGATCATTGCAACAACTGGAAAGGTACTTAAAGCTGTCATAGGTTATCATTTCAAAGTTTCGGAGaaaatgattttagaaaaacatGGTCCAACCATCCCGAACCTACCCTAAACAAAAGCTAATCACCAAACAAAAAATCTACGACATTTGCTATCAATaatatagttaataaaataccgaatataattatataaattaataattatataaattataatttaataaattaaagaaatatttcagGCAACGTTTCACAGATAAatcaaaagaagaaatttttaataatatacctgAAATACCAGATTCAGATGATCTTACAGAAACATTTTCAGATCAAATAGCAGCAGCACCCAAGTAAGTTTTCAAATTTCTCTGATCTGAGCATATTTTATCTacgaaatattttaactatgaaaaatattaaattattgttatgtttTAGTGTTGTTGTAAATCGTACTGAAACTTAttcacaaattaataaagatttaatgaaaaatagtttattaagtGCATTAGGCAATGCGGACATATCAATTTTAACAGAAGGTCTTGCAAGTGAAGAATCGTTACGATCAGTTATTGAATCCGATAAACCATGGACGTTTGATTCATTATTTTCAGAATTATCagaagaatattataaaatgcattgtAATTCTGAAACATCAcctaatgtttgaaaaaattatgtttttttaagatGATTACCTTATAGTtggtattttaatgtttataataatacaggCCCGTGCGCACGGGAGGCGTTTTGGGGATCAAGTTCCTCCCATTGAAAATCTggcaatataaattttgaattaacaaaATAGTCCTGTAAATGAACCCATTTATGAAACGCATTTCCACTGACAAATCAGTTATCCACATCCATGTATATTTTGAGCTTGGTGCATTCTGTGACTTTGTCTTTGagtcgagtacttcaaacagaaaacctggAAAGAAGAGGAAACTTTGGGAGGAGTTCATCTGAGTCGACAAAGTTCAACTTCGACGAAAACGcatatatttactatttacaGTTTCGCCTGTGATTACAGCGGCGAATGAACGTTTCTTTTCAACTTTGCGTCATCTTTAAACATACCTTAGATCGATAATGTCTGAAGATCGGCTCAACGGTTTAGCCCTCGCTCAATATAAATTGCTTTGTAGAGATCGATGCacacagagttttggaaaagtttttttagtacctcgcagaattaacttattgaaaagTAATGACTGAATAAGATATTTGACATAATTAAATGTTCTCTTTctcgaaaaaagaatttcttgtttttattgactttataagCTAACATGGCGaacgaaaatttgaataatttcttgGATAATTTTAAACGTTTGAATCCCTCCCTGCGCACGGGcctgtaataataaataagatgtattagaatttattaataatttcttttgtaaattttaaacaattgttgttgatttattgtcttttttttctagattaaaaatttgtttttattagtaggtatttatttttcgagatatcattatgtaaatatatgccgattttatagttttgatttatttatgataGTATTGTggtaattttataatgaaaatttacgcGAAATTATCATCgagtttgttttcttttataaattaataatgattttgtcgattattgtacttaatttcttaataaaacaggtttaaataaagaattgactgagctaattgttaaaatatccaTGCGTAAGCAATGCAGaaatcagtgcttgcattatttttaataaattagaaaatttaaaaaaactaacaaattaaTGGAGGGTTTTTAGGTTaccatttgtttttgttttcaaaaatttttcgaaatattttctagaactttttataccatgtatatatgaaatgtatcaaggtatattaagtttatttccTAATATTTGAAGCAATGGTTTTGAAGCTATATACTTAAAGTTCCAACCGGCAAGAAGGATTGAGGGCAAAACCACtgaagatagaaatttgaataatttttaaagattgcTAAAGTTGCAATGCAGAGtttcgcaatatttggatcgattttagtctgtatctcaaaaaatattcgaccagtcatcaaatgtacccgatttttgtactttttgggtcaaaattaccttatatactgagttttatcgatattggagattacaaaaatttctcgattttttgcaatttttttaagggcacccctttgaaaaaatcgagaaaaacgcaaaaaaaattttgttttcgaatttgataaaactcagtggatggggtaattttgatccaaaaagtataaaaatcaggttaatttaatgattggacttatagaaagttacaatgtcagcgagtatcatgagctaaacttcatttacaaaaaaagagtttccccaccaaaaaattaaaatccataaaattatgatcaaGAGGGAGGATAaatgagggctataacgtgatggttttcgttttaaaaggagaaattgcccagcaaagcgggcgggtatctgctagtgtatacttatatatcaaggtatactaattttagtctcaggtttgtaacgcttagaaatattgatgatacaaacaaaatttgtcaaTTGCTTTTACttgttttccaaaatttcaatagCTTATATCTAGAAAAGGAGGTTTTTCCGGCTATAAGTGTATTGAAAAATTAggattattttaacgttatctactaTTTGATTGTCCTGTTATTATAAATTGGTACACCCTATATAATAAAACTGCATATTCTCTATATGTATAGCAACAAaacgaattaaaataatttttaaagtatttatctaacttaaaagataaaatttattcagcAGGGGACCAAATAAATATGTGACGTAGAcatataaaaggaaaaatttaacgaaaagttgATTTAAggacattaataattttattgtttttcaaaaaattattgtttacaattttcatgtaataaatcaaaaattattattttttaaataaaattcatgagGGTGAGTGTAGGTAAAATGTAAATGGAACTTGTGAAATTTAGGTATCATATACAaggatatgcaaggattgaataatagtagggatttcaataaaactttataaatacattttttgattaacaaagttttcaaaaattacaaaaaattcttaggtcatcgagctttttattattattttatcgttcaaagttggctgaaaaaatgatgaatcatattggTTATCAATTGGGTTTTTTCTATATCAATcaatttctatatcaaaaaatctagagagtgtgataaaaaactatctaaaatatttagacaattcttcccgtttataataataacataaaaataaaacgttgtcgatgatataaaaaccaaattttaatttaattatgagttcattgaagatccatcatttgatgaacagagacgactatagttagagtattgttgattgaagagcgatatctatattataaaatttataagcatcctTGCAcacaatgttttttatatttttgtagttgcgtggtattgtaaagccaaaaaaacTCATTACTTCACTACAAAAacttaatacttaataataaaattattataattgtaatgtaacatttaatattaaaaagcgtggggtgccaAACGAGGTAAAATACGATACAAAAGTTGACAAGGGCAATAGAAGGCCTGTGTTCATGATTTGGACCTAAAATTATCGAGAAATTTAAGcgtttttctttcgattaaatgcaataatgatatatttttaagttgtatttcctccgaaagctaacgtttttcgggaaaatgtttaaaacaaaaatttttagttcttttatgacgatcaactttctaatttaaactgtTATTCTATCtattaccgtttaggatctaattTGGCTATTATAAAAAACTTGAAGATCTAGGTCCAAACTGATGTCAGAACaagatgtcccccatcaaactctgcaactatattgcttaagttatttttttgattctttaattacaaaacgatGTTTTTAGgtgcatagattaaaatggctcatcctgaaaacaacaattttctgttttgctataattttttgatCGGGAATTGGAATTTCCTAGAATTGGCAGGTACTCGAGACAGAGTAGTTACGCCACTGGAGACAAggtagataatatttataaaattagggctctatttaaatagtttgtgtattttaacattaattctTGAATacttatttgcaaaaatatgtgACGTATCAGTCAATAGAAAATTctctaacttttattttataaataaaagaaattttgcatcaaaattataatgcaaAAGTTTCGTTGCATTAAGTGAAAAGCAATCTTTTCTGAAACAATTTACTTAAaagtgtaataatattattgtgataaaaaatttaaagttttctctTTTACgcaattttcttgtaaaatttgtaaaaatgagCTCAAATTTTTTTGAGCTGATAATTTAAGGCTTTGCACATGCACTGTTACAAACAATACGAGAGTGTCATATTTCTAATTTGCTTCAAGTgccgtaaaaaataaaaacgttagAAAAATACTATAAAGTGAATCTCtaaatttcgaaatataatttataataattaatttcgaaataataacttgtgataaaatcaattaaattttaattaaataaaatgattgatttaaatACAACAGCGAAAATCATGGAAGAAGCTACATATACAGCTTTTGCATGGACGGATTATATTCTTTTTGTGGGAATGTTACTTATGTCCGTCGTGGTTGGTatctattttggtttttttcaaaaacaagataccagtgataaatatttatttggtggAAAGCAAATGGGATATTTTCCTGTTGCTTTATCGTTAACTGCTAGGtatggtaatcggaaaaaataaacccggaaaaaatagaccgaaaattttatagcccCGGAGTATTGTTATAATGACGTGTTGCTGAACTTTTTAACCCTTActttcaaaaatgggacactttAACAGAAATTTTGTTCGGTTTTTTCCTGGTCtattttttcggtctatttttttctaaatccgcTAAGTAATGAACGTAATTTTATGAGCTGTAGTTTTGAAAATTCTGATCTTCAAATTTTGTATCCGCACTTTCTGTCTCTTGATTATTTTGAACCAATACCTAAACCATTTTCTAGTAAATCCAAAGCTGTGATTGCAATTGAAAGGACCCCGCACTACTGTATATGGATAGTGGCTTTCGGTCAAATGCCGCcagaatttacaaaatattcttaTTGTCATTCTGAAAAAATGCCTCAATGGGCCCAAATCTCAGCAGCGTGCTGTTTTCAAGATATTCCATGTCAAAGCTCccgattttcattgaatttcaaGAGGTGCTATATCATATGCAATCGCCTAATTTCCGCCTGAAACGATAACAGGAAGTTGAATTGGTTTCTGCCAAAGTTACAAATGAGTCTTATCATAATTTTGGGCACTTCCGGCTGCCATAACTCAAAACCGGCTGTTCCAAAAAATTCAGAGATTCTCTAGGAATGTTGGGTAACTTTACCTCATATTTTGGCAGAAATGGATTTCTGTCATCATTTCAGGTATAAATGATGCGATTGCATATAATATCTTGAAAACGGAATGTTGGCGAGATTGTACAGAATGACAAAgaagaatattttcttaaattctgGCGATATTTAACCGATATAAATATCTCATTTAGAGTGGTCCAGGGTTCTTTCTGGCCATCGTAATTGAAGCTAtccacattattatttttagcctaaataaaatagtattagCTTGCGATTAATTTGGGTCATTGGGGGATAAACAGCCGATTATACATGAAGGCTTGGAATTAGTAGGTTGTGCGGTTACAATCGAATTTGGTTTTAAACCATGTCTTAACATTCAGCTAGTGTTCGGGAAAGTAAAATTGAAACTACTAAACTTAATTTCTAGCATTCAGGCAGTAGGTTGGCAGTTTGCCACTGGGTTGGATTTTCAGAGAATTGAGAAATATACAGTATGTATAGCTAAGTTGActacatatgaaaaacttttttattataaggtttacgaataaatattttttctttataaaaagctctgctttcaaaaatattaacattgagcttttaacttttgaaatcgaatatacaggatgtccaCAAATTGAGTAAGTTTGATGGGAATGTTAATGGCCGTTTAGAAATGAagattattttgaacaaataataagagaaacggttcaagaattcactcccgagatatgcaggaataaaccttataataaaaaagttctcCTTATGCAGCCAACTTAGCATCCTGTAGgtatatcaaaatgttttttaatatacaaaatatgaaatcgaTTGAAGATTGAATGTTTATAAAACTGCAgccattttttttcgtatataaaattcttaaatgtatcataataaattctaatttatcataataaattcataataaatataa
The Chrysoperla carnea chromosome 4, inChrCarn1.1, whole genome shotgun sequence genome window above contains:
- the LOC123298247 gene encoding intraflagellar transport protein 43 homolog, with the translated sequence MFWDEELDFTLKSKIPAKKGRRANNGSSQKDSSNDFFQGTEIPPQIKKSGGWADEALKGKKNKTLNVLEQQRFTDKSKEEIFNNIPEIPDSDDLTETFSDQIAAAPNVVVNRTETYSQINKDLMKNSLLSALGNADISILTEGLASEESLRSVIESDKPWTFDSLFSELSEEYYKMHCNSETSPNV